The Aureispira anguillae genome contains a region encoding:
- a CDS encoding GNAT family N-acetyltransferase, which translates to MEKGINLLTNKSRFQEIYDFRVQAWENSPAKETVNKTLFPNGWSDSADNYSFIWYKANDLGQVIATARLTYFNKIEDAIDVGLNLENFELPPERPFGFFSRLAIDKSFRGKGLSKCFDEIRINKLKNDNIKFALVEVITQRVKGLESLGFKVIGTVNFKPNSKGQEEILNLMIYINN; encoded by the coding sequence ATGGAAAAAGGAATTAATCTTCTTACCAATAAATCACGATTTCAGGAAATTTATGATTTTAGAGTTCAGGCTTGGGAAAATTCACCAGCAAAAGAGACCGTAAACAAAACCCTTTTTCCAAATGGTTGGTCTGATAGTGCAGATAATTATTCCTTTATCTGGTATAAGGCTAATGACTTAGGGCAAGTTATTGCTACTGCTAGGTTAACCTATTTTAATAAAATTGAGGATGCCATAGATGTTGGACTAAACTTAGAAAACTTTGAACTTCCTCCAGAACGACCTTTTGGCTTTTTTTCTAGACTGGCAATCGATAAATCATTTAGAGGAAAAGGGCTTTCAAAGTGTTTTGATGAAATAAGAATAAATAAACTCAAAAATGATAATATTAAATTTGCGCTTGTTGAGGTTATAACACAAAGAGTGAAGGGGTTAGAATCTTTAGGGTTTAAGGTTATTGGTACTGTTAACTTCAAACCAAATTCTAAGGGGCAAGAAGAGATTTTAAATCTTATGATATATATCAATAATTAA
- a CDS encoding ATP-grasp domain-containing protein has product MLEKIKVGLWIPPRKDINKTIDVDNPAGIDVKIHESLMKYLDDSGVEYFEDLDFRNAIIKNDQVYLGSFCMSDLDYFVWMGDIDRSLDSYHLEVLRVLEMNVEVHNSFTFYREATDKFSAFSILHNHGVPVSELYLVNIDNVTAMEHLFDNNSFLLKPRRSSWGLGIVKIDAFEQLRDIIEYHPKQYYYLEKFYPNDLADWTGVTVINGTILYGFRKKSSKISGWKVYDRNKTGGEVDYVEVNKEIEAITLKIGEVLNANFYGLDLIKTAEGYKVVDINCHPGIYHDLIEELNLPIAELFFKGVPLLEPSLV; this is encoded by the coding sequence ATGCTTGAAAAAATAAAAGTAGGCTTGTGGATTCCCCCAAGGAAGGATATAAATAAGACGATAGATGTAGATAATCCTGCTGGTATTGATGTCAAAATTCATGAATCATTGATGAAGTATTTGGATGATTCAGGGGTCGAATATTTTGAAGATTTAGATTTCCGAAATGCTATTATTAAGAATGACCAAGTTTATTTAGGGTCTTTTTGTATGAGCGATTTGGATTATTTTGTCTGGATGGGAGATATTGACCGAAGTTTAGATAGTTATCATTTGGAGGTATTACGGGTACTAGAAATGAATGTAGAAGTACACAATTCGTTTACCTTCTATAGAGAGGCAACCGACAAGTTTTCGGCCTTTAGTATTTTACACAACCATGGCGTTCCTGTCTCTGAGCTTTATTTGGTGAACATCGATAATGTAACTGCCATGGAGCATTTATTTGACAATAATTCCTTCCTACTGAAACCAAGACGTTCTAGCTGGGGCTTGGGGATTGTTAAAATAGATGCGTTTGAACAGTTGAGAGATATTATAGAATATCACCCCAAACAATATTATTACCTAGAAAAATTCTATCCCAATGATTTAGCAGATTGGACAGGAGTAACGGTTATTAATGGAACAATTCTCTATGGTTTTAGAAAAAAATCTAGCAAAATATCGGGCTGGAAGGTCTATGATAGAAATAAAACAGGTGGGGAAGTGGATTATGTTGAAGTAAATAAAGAGATTGAAGCGATTACGCTAAAAATTGGCGAAGTCTTAAACGCTAATTTTTATGGCTTAGATCTTATCAAAACAGCTGAAGGTTATAAAGTCGTAGATATTAATTGCCATCCTGGAATCTATCACGATCTTATTGAAGAATTAAATCTCCCAATAGCAGAATTGTTTTTTAAAGGAGTACCCTTATTAGAACCTAGCTTAGTATAA
- a CDS encoding hybrid sensor histidine kinase/response regulator transcription factor, with protein MKINRQILILLFLLTCFTNLLAQTYLFDAQNITSQHGLSNLMTSAVFHDQQGFLWIGTKYGLNRYDGYTFQQYTAEKNGLSYNQNIRKIQIDTAGNLWLFYSYVSNGEFVTTVDIFNPITQKAVPFDQYFNHNTPFSTTEFSYLNIDDPKNRIWLTNKKGAIFLYQNGIFRKVFEKKGANFKYLSIDSGGDIWLGTKQQLYRISFSGKLLETVQLPHSISGLWSGEQDKIWLTTTDFSILPRQTYFWCKEKNNPNLKELVLKQEGHGSSHPQQAFRSKKGFWYVIIDYHFHLFNDKGEWLFDFNSLLDYEAKTNFTDCLEMGNNVWFSSPAGLIQTTIKTNPFQLVHKREVLSDCRDITEDDKGNIYFLNANLYQWNKSNNQLKKLSKTPNNIGLVYTDSTLFSGVYSGNILGNKLDLKTNQETIIPSAGYNQLKTLIATNTKHLYLIGQTKGLAYLHLEQNKYLPFEHYNEFKQLKDANISYFHRNDTGIWIATDLGIFLMDEKKGILQHFDQASGDLPFNPIRYIYEDKAGIFWLATKGGGIIRWAPYSKDSKALQLTTMDGLSNNYTYAIHEDDFDNLWISSDKGLMSMNKKDYQVKIYTTDDGLPHNEFNQTADYKAKDGALYFGGLGGLITFHPKDLYNNTENNSPLEFTKLYLLEDNKEKSTDKTQLLYTSDEISIKPEDKFFEVHFALLDFDRSEEHQYAYQVQGYSDHWNYSKENYIRITNLPYGTYQLKVKGKNNKTGWSKQELTLTIKVLKPFYLEWWFGLLLFLFALSISILILQWREQKIIKDNQRLEEEVQDRTKTIQNQAKKLKDLDKAKTRFFSNITHEFRTPLTLVIGPLEQLIAQSSSSDLRQKLDRILKNAQHLLILINQLLDLSKIEGGKMAIAVSRGDIIAYTQELTKRFQPLAEEKNQRLNFISQITTWETSFDKRKWDKIIYNLLSNAIKFTPPDKAIQLSLMAIQKGEKEFIRLDVKDTGSGIEKDHLKQIFDRFYQVDYSSTRQQSGTGIGLALVKELVELQGGEITVSSELYKGTSFEVHLPVLESEATVSWEDSPALSPVALSTNLTAIPKEENVLVSQENVLPKKEKLELLIIEDNTEMRAYIRSCIDPNLYAITEAADGEEGIKKALDLVPDLIISDVMMPKKDGFEVVQTIRKTISTSHIPFILLTAKASLSSRLKGLQQGADAYLTKPFSPKELTLRIQKLIEYRHLLQQYYQHHFPLVTKMEKQTPKEDAFIVELRNYILEHLDESNLSGDRIGKHFAISRVHLHRKLKALTNQPISEFVRAIRLKKAFELLQEGEFNISEIAYQTGFSSISHFSRSFKKAYGKAPSKL; from the coding sequence ATGAAAATAAATAGGCAGATTTTAATCCTACTATTTCTACTGACATGTTTTACTAATCTTCTAGCCCAAACGTACCTTTTTGATGCTCAAAACATCACTAGTCAGCATGGTCTATCCAATCTAATGACATCTGCCGTCTTTCATGACCAACAAGGTTTTTTATGGATAGGAACCAAATATGGTCTAAATCGGTATGACGGTTATACCTTCCAACAATATACCGCCGAAAAAAATGGTTTATCCTACAATCAAAACATCAGAAAAATTCAAATAGATACAGCGGGTAATCTATGGTTGTTTTATTCTTATGTTTCTAATGGTGAGTTTGTCACAACAGTTGATATTTTTAATCCCATTACTCAAAAAGCCGTTCCTTTTGACCAATATTTCAACCATAACACTCCTTTTTCTACTACTGAGTTTAGCTATCTTAATATTGATGATCCTAAAAATCGAATATGGCTGACCAATAAAAAGGGAGCCATCTTTCTTTATCAAAATGGTATCTTTAGAAAAGTTTTTGAGAAAAAGGGAGCTAATTTTAAATACCTCAGTATTGATTCAGGCGGTGATATTTGGTTAGGTACTAAACAACAACTGTATCGAATTTCCTTCTCAGGAAAACTGCTAGAAACCGTCCAACTTCCCCACTCGATTAGTGGCTTATGGAGCGGAGAACAAGATAAGATTTGGCTAACTACTACTGATTTTTCTATTCTCCCACGACAAACATATTTTTGGTGCAAAGAAAAGAACAATCCAAATCTAAAAGAGCTCGTGCTAAAACAAGAAGGACATGGTTCTTCTCATCCACAACAAGCTTTTAGAAGCAAAAAAGGATTTTGGTATGTGATTATTGATTATCATTTTCACCTATTTAATGACAAGGGAGAATGGCTCTTTGATTTTAATTCTCTACTGGATTATGAAGCCAAGACAAATTTTACAGATTGTCTAGAAATGGGCAACAATGTATGGTTTAGTTCTCCTGCTGGTCTAATCCAAACCACGATTAAAACCAACCCATTCCAGCTTGTCCACAAAAGAGAAGTTTTATCTGATTGTAGGGATATAACAGAGGATGACAAGGGCAATATCTACTTTCTTAATGCCAATTTATATCAATGGAATAAGTCCAATAATCAATTAAAAAAACTATCTAAAACCCCTAATAACATAGGCTTAGTTTATACTGACAGTACACTCTTTTCAGGAGTCTATAGTGGTAATATACTAGGTAATAAATTAGATTTAAAAACCAATCAAGAAACCATTATTCCAAGTGCTGGATATAATCAATTAAAAACATTAATAGCAACCAACACGAAGCATTTATATTTAATAGGTCAAACAAAAGGGCTTGCTTACCTCCATTTAGAACAAAACAAATATTTACCATTTGAGCACTACAATGAATTTAAACAACTAAAAGATGCGAATATTTCTTACTTTCATCGAAACGATACAGGGATATGGATTGCCACGGATTTAGGAATTTTCTTAATGGATGAAAAAAAGGGCATCTTACAACACTTTGATCAAGCATCTGGTGATCTTCCCTTCAATCCTATTCGGTATATCTATGAGGATAAAGCAGGTATATTTTGGTTGGCAACTAAAGGGGGAGGAATTATTAGATGGGCTCCTTATTCCAAAGATTCTAAGGCACTTCAATTGACTACAATGGATGGTTTATCCAATAATTATACCTATGCCATTCATGAAGATGATTTTGACAACCTTTGGATTTCTAGTGACAAAGGCTTGATGTCTATGAATAAAAAAGATTATCAAGTTAAAATTTACACCACCGATGACGGTCTACCACACAATGAGTTCAATCAGACAGCCGATTATAAAGCCAAAGATGGTGCCCTGTACTTTGGTGGCTTAGGAGGATTAATTACATTTCATCCCAAAGACCTATACAATAACACAGAAAATAATAGCCCACTAGAATTCACCAAATTATACCTATTGGAAGACAATAAAGAAAAGAGTACCGACAAAACTCAATTGCTTTATACTTCGGATGAAATTAGCATAAAACCAGAAGATAAATTCTTTGAAGTCCATTTTGCTTTATTAGATTTTGATCGTTCAGAAGAACATCAATATGCCTATCAAGTTCAAGGCTATAGTGATCATTGGAATTATAGTAAAGAAAACTACATTCGTATTACCAATTTGCCCTATGGTACCTATCAATTAAAGGTTAAAGGAAAGAATAACAAAACAGGTTGGTCAAAACAAGAGTTAACCTTAACCATTAAGGTATTAAAGCCATTCTATCTAGAGTGGTGGTTTGGTCTTTTGTTGTTCCTTTTTGCACTTTCCATTTCCATACTAATACTACAATGGAGAGAACAAAAAATAATAAAAGATAATCAACGTCTTGAAGAAGAAGTTCAAGACCGCACAAAAACCATTCAGAATCAAGCAAAGAAACTAAAAGATTTAGACAAAGCAAAAACTCGATTTTTCTCCAATATTACCCACGAGTTTCGCACCCCGCTTACCTTGGTAATTGGTCCTTTAGAACAACTCATTGCACAATCCTCCTCAAGCGACTTACGTCAAAAGTTAGATCGTATTTTAAAAAATGCACAACATCTTTTGATTTTAATTAATCAACTCTTGGACCTTTCTAAAATTGAGGGTGGGAAAATGGCTATTGCAGTATCTAGAGGAGATATTATTGCTTATACACAAGAGCTTACCAAGCGGTTTCAGCCGTTGGCTGAGGAAAAAAATCAACGCTTGAATTTTATTAGCCAAATAACCACATGGGAAACCTCTTTTGATAAAAGAAAATGGGATAAAATTATTTATAATTTACTATCCAATGCCATCAAATTTACGCCTCCTGACAAAGCTATTCAGCTGAGTTTAATGGCCATTCAAAAAGGAGAAAAAGAATTTATCCGACTGGACGTAAAAGATACAGGGTCAGGCATTGAAAAAGATCATTTGAAACAAATTTTTGATCGATTTTACCAAGTTGATTATTCTAGTACTCGTCAACAAAGTGGAACTGGAATTGGTTTGGCATTAGTAAAAGAATTGGTAGAACTACAGGGAGGAGAGATCACTGTTTCTAGTGAATTGTACAAAGGTACTTCTTTTGAAGTTCACTTGCCTGTTTTAGAATCAGAGGCAACAGTTTCTTGGGAGGACTCTCCTGCGCTTTCCCCCGTTGCCCTTAGCACTAATTTAACGGCGATTCCCAAAGAAGAAAACGTTCTTGTCAGCCAAGAAAACGTTTTGCCTAAAAAGGAAAAGCTAGAACTGCTTATCATTGAAGACAACACAGAAATGCGAGCTTATATTCGTAGTTGTATTGATCCTAATCTGTATGCGATCACAGAAGCTGCTGATGGAGAAGAAGGGATCAAAAAAGCATTGGATTTAGTTCCTGATTTGATTATATCGGATGTTATGATGCCTAAAAAAGATGGCTTTGAAGTCGTACAAACCATACGCAAGACCATTAGTACCTCCCATATTCCTTTTATTCTATTAACTGCTAAAGCTAGTTTAAGCAGCCGACTAAAAGGATTACAACAAGGAGCAGATGCTTATCTGACCAAACCATTTAGTCCAAAAGAATTAACGCTTCGGATACAAAAACTCATTGAATATCGCCATTTACTACAACAATACTATCAGCATCATTTCCCACTTGTTACTAAGATGGAAAAACAAACCCCTAAAGAAGATGCTTTTATTGTTGAGTTAAGAAACTATATCCTTGAACACCTTGACGAATCGAACTTATCTGGTGATCGCATAGGAAAACATTTTGCTATAAGTCGGGTACATTTACATCGTAAACTAAAAGCCTTGACCAATCAACCTATCAGCGAGTTTGTTCGAGCCATTCGACTAAAAAAAGCATTTGAATTGCTTCAAGAGGGAGAATTCAATATTTCTGAAATTGCTTACCAGACGGGTTTTTCTAGTATTAGCCATTTTTCAAGATCGTTTAAAAAAGCCTATGGAAAAGCCCCTTCCAAATTGTAA
- a CDS encoding erythromycin esterase family protein, whose product MHRLKTIFILSLFLFILKSCTNKQSNPADVHPNSPIATLNGEELFIEWGKENAIPFDFSNRNTLDSLVKAIAEDVSEANVVVLSEGFHNCEEMLALQYELITYLVQEKGFNTIATESGLPESKYLNDYIHGEDSIPYLWKKSIDILYSEWERGRAMVEWLRKYNQSNANKVDYFGADIGGFYNDWNFPFQQIFSYLDSVDVAKARTLKKDMSFYLGHMTKWAAYHYMTKLTAEQQNKLVLILDELIQSFHSNKDVYLAKSSKKDYLWVLQCVKSMRMAENYYRNYQNIKDTTAHHINMYAGANGREIAMAENIKWMLSYKEAAKIIVINHVIHTKTASQYQGEFYRNFTPMGQLLKQELKEDLFIIGMVYGRGFFWNKWQAPSMRFRDTIPTPPNDGLENTMQAIAAQNYYLNMEDVPLSTYSWFKENTSLRENDYEIKIKPSEWNACFYLDEVNPAKLPK is encoded by the coding sequence ATGCATCGATTAAAAACCATTTTTATTCTTTCCTTATTCCTTTTTATCCTTAAAAGTTGTACCAATAAACAATCCAATCCAGCGGATGTCCATCCAAATAGCCCTATTGCTACCCTCAATGGAGAAGAATTATTTATTGAATGGGGAAAGGAAAATGCAATTCCTTTTGATTTTAGCAATAGAAATACCTTAGATAGTCTTGTAAAAGCAATTGCAGAAGACGTTTCAGAAGCAAACGTTGTTGTGCTTAGCGAAGGTTTTCATAATTGTGAGGAGATGTTAGCGTTACAATATGAGCTGATTACTTATTTAGTCCAAGAAAAAGGCTTCAATACCATTGCTACAGAAAGCGGTTTGCCCGAATCAAAATATTTGAACGACTATATTCACGGAGAAGATTCTATCCCTTATTTATGGAAAAAAAGTATTGATATTCTTTATTCTGAATGGGAAAGAGGAAGAGCTATGGTAGAGTGGCTTAGGAAGTATAATCAGTCCAATGCCAATAAAGTAGATTATTTTGGAGCAGATATAGGAGGTTTTTACAACGATTGGAACTTTCCGTTTCAACAAATCTTTTCTTATTTGGATTCGGTAGATGTTGCTAAGGCTAGAACGCTAAAAAAGGATATGTCCTTTTATTTAGGGCATATGACAAAATGGGCTGCTTATCATTACATGACAAAATTAACCGCTGAGCAACAAAATAAGTTAGTCTTAATTTTAGATGAATTAATTCAATCCTTTCATTCGAATAAAGATGTATACCTAGCTAAAAGTTCTAAAAAGGACTATCTGTGGGTTTTGCAATGTGTAAAATCTATGCGCATGGCTGAAAATTATTATCGAAATTACCAGAATATAAAAGATACAACAGCGCATCACATCAATATGTATGCAGGGGCAAATGGTCGAGAAATAGCCATGGCTGAAAATATAAAATGGATGTTATCGTATAAAGAAGCGGCTAAAATCATTGTCATCAATCATGTTATACATACTAAAACAGCATCGCAGTATCAAGGAGAATTTTATCGAAACTTCACGCCAATGGGACAACTCTTAAAACAGGAGTTAAAAGAGGATCTTTTTATTATAGGAATGGTTTATGGTCGTGGTTTTTTCTGGAATAAGTGGCAGGCACCCTCCATGCGCTTTAGAGATACCATTCCTACTCCACCCAATGATGGTTTGGAAAATACCATGCAAGCGATAGCAGCTCAAAATTATTACCTTAACATGGAGGATGTACCCTTGTCAACCTATAGCTGGTTTAAAGAAAATACAAGTCTTAGAGAGAATGATTATGAAATTAAGATTAAACCTTCAGAATGGAATGCTTGCTTTTATCTAGATGAGGTTAATCCTGCTAAATTGCCAAAATAA
- a CDS encoding type IA DNA topoisomerase: MKVCIAEKPSVAKEIAHIIGAKERKDGYFEGNGYAVTWTFGHFCTLYAPDDYDADWKQWNLYNLPMLPERFETRLMDNQGVKKQFKVIESLFKKATVVINCGDAGQEGELIQRWVIKEAKYTGKVMRLWISSLTPEAIKDGFKDLRDASDYDNLYYAGSSRAIGDWLLGMNATRLFTLRYAGPKQVLSIGRVQTPTLTMLVSRYKEIENFKPEPYWELQTLYREVMFSCTEGKFFKKEDGEALFKQVEGKPFEVTTVTKKNGKELPPKLFDLTSLQVYCNNKFGFSADHTLKIVQKLYEQKLVTYPRVDTTFLPNDVYPKVNGILQKLTNYSTFTQPLVGKKIRKSKKVFNDKKVTDHHAIIPTGYQQRLGQNEQQVYDIITRRFIAAFYPDCLVANTTVLGLVEKVKFKVTGKEILDEGWRVVLKATQSKKKKDEVKILPAFVQGETGPHEPSFIEKQTQPPKLYTEASLLRAMETAGKKVEDEELRELMKANGIGRPSTRAAIIETLFKRKYIQRKKKQLIPTVLGLQLAEVIQNELLKSAELTGQWEKQLKEIEEGTYNAARFIYDMKRMVSQLVAEVKAAKYVRRLSNPADAPKLGVPKPKAAAKAKALTLVEQTCPKCQKGNLLKGKTNYGCSEWKTGCDFRLPFVFMGKKISEKQLLRLLSKGATVKLKGFKEGAQKIDGVLSFNPQFELQLKAAEKDTKTATQSPDTLVCPKCQKGTVIKGQKAYGCSQWKEGCDFRFEFDEIRRQAEGKALTKALVLKILTKQ; the protein is encoded by the coding sequence ATGAAAGTTTGTATTGCCGAAAAACCAAGTGTTGCTAAAGAAATTGCTCATATAATAGGAGCCAAAGAAAGAAAAGATGGTTATTTTGAAGGAAATGGCTATGCGGTAACATGGACCTTTGGTCATTTTTGTACCTTATATGCTCCCGATGATTACGATGCCGATTGGAAACAATGGAACTTGTATAATCTACCCATGTTGCCAGAACGATTTGAAACTCGGTTGATGGATAATCAAGGGGTGAAAAAGCAATTTAAGGTCATCGAAAGCTTGTTTAAAAAGGCGACAGTTGTTATTAATTGTGGGGATGCGGGGCAAGAAGGAGAATTGATCCAACGCTGGGTCATTAAGGAGGCTAAATATACAGGAAAAGTAATGCGTCTGTGGATTTCTTCGCTTACTCCAGAGGCCATCAAAGATGGTTTTAAGGATTTGAGAGATGCTTCGGATTATGACAACCTATACTATGCTGGTAGTTCTCGTGCTATTGGCGACTGGCTGCTAGGAATGAATGCCACTCGTTTATTTACCTTGCGTTATGCTGGCCCCAAACAGGTTTTGTCCATTGGGCGGGTACAGACACCAACATTGACCATGTTGGTCAGTCGATACAAAGAAATTGAGAATTTTAAGCCAGAACCTTATTGGGAATTGCAAACCTTGTACAGGGAAGTCATGTTTAGCTGTACCGAAGGCAAATTTTTTAAGAAGGAGGATGGAGAAGCCCTTTTTAAACAGGTAGAGGGCAAGCCTTTTGAAGTGACGACGGTGACTAAAAAAAATGGGAAGGAGCTACCGCCTAAATTATTTGATTTGACCAGTTTGCAGGTATATTGCAACAACAAGTTTGGCTTCTCAGCAGACCACACCCTCAAAATCGTCCAAAAATTATACGAACAAAAATTAGTTACTTATCCTAGAGTAGATACTACGTTTTTACCCAATGATGTATATCCCAAAGTAAATGGCATTTTACAAAAATTAACCAATTATAGCACTTTTACACAACCGTTGGTCGGCAAGAAAATACGCAAGTCTAAGAAGGTGTTTAACGATAAAAAAGTAACCGATCACCATGCAATTATTCCGACAGGTTACCAACAGCGATTGGGACAAAATGAGCAACAAGTTTACGATATTATAACGCGTCGATTTATTGCTGCTTTTTATCCAGATTGTTTAGTGGCTAATACTACTGTTTTGGGGCTGGTAGAAAAGGTTAAATTTAAGGTTACAGGAAAAGAAATTTTAGACGAGGGCTGGCGAGTTGTTCTAAAGGCTACTCAAAGTAAAAAGAAAAAGGATGAGGTGAAAATCTTGCCTGCTTTTGTGCAAGGAGAAACAGGCCCTCATGAGCCTTCATTTATTGAAAAACAAACGCAGCCGCCTAAGCTGTACACAGAGGCGAGCCTCTTGAGGGCAATGGAAACGGCAGGAAAAAAAGTAGAGGATGAGGAACTGCGTGAGCTGATGAAGGCCAATGGTATTGGACGACCTTCTACTAGAGCTGCTATTATTGAGACGTTGTTTAAGCGAAAATACATCCAACGCAAAAAGAAACAATTAATTCCTACGGTCTTAGGATTGCAATTGGCAGAGGTGATTCAAAATGAGCTGCTCAAATCGGCAGAATTAACAGGGCAGTGGGAAAAACAATTAAAGGAAATAGAGGAGGGGACTTATAATGCAGCTCGGTTTATTTATGATATGAAACGGATGGTGAGCCAGTTGGTGGCAGAGGTAAAAGCAGCAAAATATGTCCGAAGACTATCCAATCCTGCTGATGCGCCTAAGTTGGGAGTACCTAAACCCAAGGCTGCTGCTAAAGCTAAAGCACTTACTCTTGTAGAACAAACTTGCCCCAAATGCCAAAAGGGGAATCTCCTAAAGGGTAAAACCAATTATGGGTGTAGTGAGTGGAAGACTGGCTGTGATTTTCGTTTGCCTTTTGTGTTTATGGGGAAAAAAATCTCAGAAAAACAATTGCTACGATTGCTCTCTAAAGGAGCTACCGTAAAACTTAAGGGGTTTAAAGAGGGGGCACAAAAAATAGATGGGGTACTTAGTTTTAATCCCCAATTTGAACTCCAGTTAAAAGCAGCAGAAAAAGATACAAAAACGGCTACTCAAAGTCCCGATACGCTTGTTTGCCCCAAATGCCAAAAGGGGACAGTAATAAAGGGACAAAAAGCTTATGGTTGTAGCCAATGGAAAGAAGGTTGTGATTTTAGGTTTGAATTTGATGAAATCCGAAGACAAGCGGAAGGAAAAGCGCTTACCAAAGCATTGGTTTTAAAAATTTTGACAAAACAATAA
- a CDS encoding PIN-like domain-containing protein translates to MSKNKQEIGSDFSYGAQVNQQNKDIRQNCVALYKEGLAAAKNLAENCVVFLDTNVLLAYYQMPIAARFALYDFLEKNKDRVYVCDQVSREYAKHKNKVRRIYGRQLVLKRPTAYQQELGAKIIDFLEENGDVLAAYPNFRTRLEKVYQESAHILTLLKQTANERIKACKKALHQKDLEDLLPQLQTVEALTKKEFKFIKQEFDHLSKDVDNVDQKKFATKVAAYLYQYPHKVFPGIGDIDKKPKNPYGDYCIFHELMKWSANAPQKRPLIFLTNDVTKSDWVDINKQAYVHYLENFYQNTGDIFYILHAEEIFSTILGQSCAHLVTPTEIWEDAEADVLAKNGEQLTIQNLQKLLEALYPYRTTVEEPNDFWIELIADLTQNFEIDNLLQLKIDLLEHYHLLVEVELRRYQIYDQVDAMEVTLELIYE, encoded by the coding sequence GTGAGCAAGAACAAACAAGAAATAGGCAGCGATTTTAGTTATGGTGCCCAAGTTAATCAACAAAATAAAGACATTCGACAAAATTGTGTTGCCTTGTATAAAGAAGGGCTGGCTGCTGCCAAAAACTTAGCCGAAAATTGTGTTGTTTTTTTGGATACCAATGTCTTATTGGCGTATTATCAAATGCCAATTGCTGCTCGTTTTGCTTTGTATGATTTTTTGGAAAAAAACAAGGATCGGGTTTATGTTTGCGACCAAGTGAGCCGAGAATATGCAAAACACAAAAATAAAGTAAGGCGTATTTATGGTCGGCAATTAGTCCTAAAACGTCCTACGGCTTATCAACAAGAACTTGGAGCAAAAATTATAGATTTTTTGGAAGAAAATGGAGATGTTTTAGCAGCGTACCCTAATTTTAGAACCCGTTTGGAAAAAGTATATCAAGAGAGTGCTCATATATTGACACTATTAAAACAAACGGCTAATGAACGCATTAAAGCCTGCAAAAAAGCCTTGCATCAAAAGGATTTAGAGGATTTATTGCCACAGTTGCAGACCGTAGAGGCATTGACTAAAAAAGAATTTAAGTTTATTAAGCAGGAGTTCGACCATTTGAGTAAGGATGTTGACAACGTTGACCAAAAGAAATTTGCAACCAAAGTAGCTGCTTATTTATATCAATATCCTCATAAAGTTTTCCCTGGAATAGGAGATATCGATAAGAAACCTAAAAATCCGTATGGGGATTATTGCATCTTTCACGAACTGATGAAGTGGTCGGCTAATGCTCCTCAAAAACGCCCGCTTATTTTCTTGACCAATGATGTTACTAAGAGCGATTGGGTAGACATTAATAAGCAAGCTTATGTGCATTATTTAGAAAATTTTTACCAAAACACAGGCGATATTTTTTATATTCTGCATGCCGAAGAAATTTTTTCAACCATCTTGGGGCAGTCTTGTGCTCATTTGGTCACTCCAACAGAAATTTGGGAGGATGCAGAGGCGGATGTACTGGCAAAAAATGGGGAGCAATTGACCATTCAAAACCTTCAGAAATTACTAGAAGCGTTATATCCTTATAGAACTACGGTAGAGGAACCCAATGATTTTTGGATAGAACTGATTGCTGATCTTACACAAAATTTTGAGATCGATAATTTGTTACAATTAAAAATTGATTTGCTAGAGCACTATCATTTATTGGTAGAGGTAGAATTGAGGCGATACCAAATTTATGACCAAGTAGATGCTATGGAAGTTACCTTGGAGTTGATTTATGAATAG